Proteins encoded together in one Acanthochromis polyacanthus isolate Apoly-LR-REF ecotype Palm Island chromosome 12, KAUST_Apoly_ChrSc, whole genome shotgun sequence window:
- the sgk2b gene encoding serine/threonine-protein kinase Sgk2b isoform X1: MNAALPVLLLPLSELQDSGGSDRCCGRLPVLSYWDLFHRNQFIQMTGTQEEPITYAKMRGLMSFLSALLKGKKTGFSDFLHKLVSSQQLCQHLNAQKILRRQSKLKKKKEEKASLSSANTETSQIKPSDFDYLKVIGTGSFGKVLLAKHRKQGGYYAVKVLKKKMIVKRKEQKHVMVERSVLLKGLQHPFLVGLHCSFQTPSTLYFVLDYVNGGELFYHLQREIWFPEARAAFYAAEMAAALGYLHALNIVYRDLKPENILLDHEGHVMLTDFGLCKEGVAVGGIMHTFCGTPEYLAPEVLQGRAYSPTVDWWSLGMVLYEMICGIPPFYSRSKVEMFENILHAPLQLHSRISEAAGALLEGLLERDVSKRLGQSRDVAELQEHPFFASTNWDDLLAKKVKPPFIPKLSGPCDVCYIDPEFTILPIPASVDERHQAVGASEAFPGFSFTNLTEFVARDPVS; encoded by the exons ATGAACGCAGCGCTGccggtgctgctgctgcctttaAGTGAGCTGCAGGACAGTGGCGGTTCAGACCGGTGCTGTGGACGGCTGCCTGTGCTCTCTTACTGGGATTTATTCCACAGAAACCAGTTCATCCAGATGACCGGGACTCAGGAGGAGCCGATTACTTACGCAAAAATGAGGGGACTCATGTCATTTCTCTCAG CTCTGCTCAAGGGGAAGAAAACTGGCTTCAGCGACTTCTTACACAAACTCGTCTCCAGTCAGCAGCTCTGCCAGCA CCTCAACGCTCAGAAAATCCTGCGGCGCCAAAgcaaactgaagaaaaagaaggaggagaaagcgTCTCTG AGCTCAGCCAACACAGAGACGTCACA GATCAAACCATCAGACTTTGACTACCTCAAAGTTATCGGCACGGGAAGCTTTGGAAAG GTGCTGCTGgcaaaacacaggaaacaagGAGGCTACTACGCCGTGAAAGTGCTGAAGAAAAAGATGATCGTCAAGAGGAAGGAG CAGAAGCATGTGATGGTGGAGAGAAGCGTCCTGCTAAAAGGTCTTCAGCATCCATTCCTGGTTGGACTCCACTGCTCTTTCCAAACACCGAGCACGCTTTACTTCGTCCTGGACTACGTCAACGGAGGCGAG CTCTTCTACCACCTTCAGAGGGAAATCTGGTTTCCAGAAGCTCGAGCTGCTTTCTACGCTGCAGAGATGGCAGCAGCTCTGGGTTACCTCCACGCTCTGAACATCGTCTACAG agACCTGAAGCCGGAGAACATCCTGCTGGACCACGAAGGCCACGTGATGCTGACTGACTTCGGTCTGTGTAAGGAAGGAGTGGCGGTCGGTGGGATCATGCACACCTTCTGTGGGACTCCGGAGTATCTGGCTCCTGAGGTTCTGCAGGGTCGAGCGTACAGCCCGACGGTGGACTGGTGGAGCCTCGGCATGGTCCTCTACGAGATGATCTGCGGAATA CCTCCGTTTTACAGCCGAAGCAAAGTGGAGATGTTTGAGAACATCCTCCACGCTCCCCTGCAACTCCACAGCAGGATTTCTGAAGCCGCCGGCGCTCTGTTGGAGGGATTGTTGGAGAGAGACGTCTCCAAGCGCCTTGGGCAGAGTCGTGACGTC GCGGAGCTGCAGGAGCATCCTTTCTTTGCCTCCACCAACTGGGACGACCTCCTGGCAAAGAAAGTTAAACCTCCATTCATCCCCAAACTG tCTGGTCCTTGTGACGTGTGCTACATCGACCCAGAGTTCACGATACTTCCAATACCAGCCTCCGTCGACGAGCGGCACCAGGCGGTCGGAGCCAGCGAGGCCTTTCCTGGATTCTCCTTCACGAACCTGACGGAGTTTGTAGCCAGAGATCCAGTTTCATAA
- the sgk2b gene encoding serine/threonine-protein kinase Sgk2b isoform X2, which produces MTGTQEEPITYAKMRGLMSFLSALLKGKKTGFSDFLHKLVSSQQLCQHLNAQKILRRQSKLKKKKEEKASLSSANTETSQIKPSDFDYLKVIGTGSFGKVLLAKHRKQGGYYAVKVLKKKMIVKRKEQKHVMVERSVLLKGLQHPFLVGLHCSFQTPSTLYFVLDYVNGGELFYHLQREIWFPEARAAFYAAEMAAALGYLHALNIVYRDLKPENILLDHEGHVMLTDFGLCKEGVAVGGIMHTFCGTPEYLAPEVLQGRAYSPTVDWWSLGMVLYEMICGIPPFYSRSKVEMFENILHAPLQLHSRISEAAGALLEGLLERDVSKRLGQSRDVAELQEHPFFASTNWDDLLAKKVKPPFIPKLSGPCDVCYIDPEFTILPIPASVDERHQAVGASEAFPGFSFTNLTEFVARDPVS; this is translated from the exons ATGACCGGGACTCAGGAGGAGCCGATTACTTACGCAAAAATGAGGGGACTCATGTCATTTCTCTCAG CTCTGCTCAAGGGGAAGAAAACTGGCTTCAGCGACTTCTTACACAAACTCGTCTCCAGTCAGCAGCTCTGCCAGCA CCTCAACGCTCAGAAAATCCTGCGGCGCCAAAgcaaactgaagaaaaagaaggaggagaaagcgTCTCTG AGCTCAGCCAACACAGAGACGTCACA GATCAAACCATCAGACTTTGACTACCTCAAAGTTATCGGCACGGGAAGCTTTGGAAAG GTGCTGCTGgcaaaacacaggaaacaagGAGGCTACTACGCCGTGAAAGTGCTGAAGAAAAAGATGATCGTCAAGAGGAAGGAG CAGAAGCATGTGATGGTGGAGAGAAGCGTCCTGCTAAAAGGTCTTCAGCATCCATTCCTGGTTGGACTCCACTGCTCTTTCCAAACACCGAGCACGCTTTACTTCGTCCTGGACTACGTCAACGGAGGCGAG CTCTTCTACCACCTTCAGAGGGAAATCTGGTTTCCAGAAGCTCGAGCTGCTTTCTACGCTGCAGAGATGGCAGCAGCTCTGGGTTACCTCCACGCTCTGAACATCGTCTACAG agACCTGAAGCCGGAGAACATCCTGCTGGACCACGAAGGCCACGTGATGCTGACTGACTTCGGTCTGTGTAAGGAAGGAGTGGCGGTCGGTGGGATCATGCACACCTTCTGTGGGACTCCGGAGTATCTGGCTCCTGAGGTTCTGCAGGGTCGAGCGTACAGCCCGACGGTGGACTGGTGGAGCCTCGGCATGGTCCTCTACGAGATGATCTGCGGAATA CCTCCGTTTTACAGCCGAAGCAAAGTGGAGATGTTTGAGAACATCCTCCACGCTCCCCTGCAACTCCACAGCAGGATTTCTGAAGCCGCCGGCGCTCTGTTGGAGGGATTGTTGGAGAGAGACGTCTCCAAGCGCCTTGGGCAGAGTCGTGACGTC GCGGAGCTGCAGGAGCATCCTTTCTTTGCCTCCACCAACTGGGACGACCTCCTGGCAAAGAAAGTTAAACCTCCATTCATCCCCAAACTG tCTGGTCCTTGTGACGTGTGCTACATCGACCCAGAGTTCACGATACTTCCAATACCAGCCTCCGTCGACGAGCGGCACCAGGCGGTCGGAGCCAGCGAGGCCTTTCCTGGATTCTCCTTCACGAACCTGACGGAGTTTGTAGCCAGAGATCCAGTTTCATAA